A genomic region of Arachis stenosperma cultivar V10309 chromosome 9, arast.V10309.gnm1.PFL2, whole genome shotgun sequence contains the following coding sequences:
- the LOC130947563 gene encoding cysteine-rich receptor-like protein kinase 44, producing the protein MALSRMLLFLCILIILLPQPKAQPNFLYSFCIDDNGNYTANSPYGRNLNTLLSNLSSNKNINYGFYNFSYGEDNDRVNAIGLCRGDVKQNDCLSCLNDSRVLLTRLCPNQKEAIGWYDKCMLRYSNQSSIFNRMETYPSFSMRNSGNATDVDEFNKVLDTLLNDLIGKAASGNSERKFAASSSKGPGFQTVYGLVQCTPDLSQQDCYACLIQAITEIPQCCDSKKGGRILEPSCNFRYEIYPFYDLANVTPPPAPAPDSATHPSSTDTDLTQGKSSNTSRNLVIAIVVPSTALVILIILICIYLRRRRMRSPTQVEARTDLNISPVKAEDSDEFRSSETLQLDFATIMAATNNFSDENKLGQGGFGPVYKGRLSNGQEVAVKRLSINSLQGDLEFKNEVMLVAKLQHRNLVRILGCCLERRERLLIYEYVPNKSLDFFIFDQIKRAQLDWKRRYKIIGGIARGLLYLHEDSRLRIIHRDLKASNILLDTEMNPKISDFGLARLFAVDQTQGKTSRIVGTYGYMAPEYAFRGQFSTKSDVYSFGVLVLEIIIGQKNSSVRRGENAEDIVSFAWRSWREGTASNIVDPTITDGSRNEIMRCIHIGLLCVQENVADRPTMASVIIMLNSHSVTLPLPSQPGLLIHNNRSLSDIHSEEYNSETRGSTESGNQSVKASENEASITEPFPR; encoded by the exons ATGGCACTTTCCAGAATGCTATTATTTCTTTGTATCCTTATCATACTCTTACCTCAACCCAAAGCGCAGCCAAACTTTCTATACTCCTTCTGTATAGATGACAATGGCAATTACACTGCAAATAGTCCCTACGGCAGAAACCTTAACACCCTTTTGTCCAACCTTTCTTCCAACAAAAACATTAATTATGGATTCTACAACTTCTCTTATGGCGAAGACAACGACAGAGTCAACGCGATAGGGCTATGCAGAGGAGATGTGAAGCAAAATGATTGCCTTAGCTGCCTCAATGATTCAAGAGTCCTACTCACAAGACTCTGTCCAAATCAAAAGGAAGCAATTGGTTGGTATGACAAGTGCATGCTTCGCTACTCAAACCAATCATCAATATTTAACAGAATGGAAACTTATCCtagtttctccatgaggaaCAGTGGAAATGCAACAGATGTTGATGAGTTCAACAAAGTGTTGGATACCCTTCTAAATGATCTAATAGGCAAGGCTGCATCTGGGAACTCGGAGCGAAAATTTGCTGCATCAAGTTCGAAAGGACCAGGCTTCCAAACAGTCTATGGTCTAGTGCAGTGTACGCCTGATTTGTCTCAGCAAGACTGCTATGCTTGTTTGATTCAGGCTATCACAGAAATCCCCCAGTGTTGTGATAGCAAGAAAGGTGGTAGAATTTTGGAACCTAGCTGTAACTTCAGGTATGAGATATACCCCTTCTATGACCTTGCAAATGTTACACCTCCACCAGCACCAGCGCCAGATTCTGCTACTCATCCCTCATCTACTGATACGGATTTAACACAAG GAAAGAGCAGCAACACATCACGAAATTTAGTAATAGCAATAGTTGTGCCAAGTACTGCTTTGGTTATATTGATCATCCTTATTTGCATCTATTTAAGAAGGAGGAGGATGCGATCGCCAACACAAGTTGAAG CACGCACTGATCTCAACATATCGCCAGTTAAAGCTGAAGACAGTGATGAATTTAGATCATCTGAGACATTGCAGTTGGACTTTGCCACCATCATGGCCGCTACCAACAACTTTTCTGATGAGAATAAGCTAGGACAAGGTGGATTTGGACCTGTTTACAAG GGAAGGCTCTCCAATGGGCAGGAGGTTGCAGTCAAAAGATTGTCCATAAATTCTTTGCAGGGAGATTTAGAGTTTAAGAATGAAGTGATGTTAGTGGCCAAGCTTCAGCACCGAAACTTGGTTAGGATACTTGGCTGTTGTTTGGAAAGAAGAGAAAGGTTACTGATTTATGAATATGTTCCCAATAAAAGCCTTGATTTCTTCATATTTG ACCAAATCAAACGCGCACAATTGGATTGGAAAAGGAGGTACAAAATCATAGGAGGCATTGCTCGAGGTTTACTTTACCTTCACGAGGATTCCCGTTTGAGAATCATTCATCGTGATCTCAAAGCAAGCAACATTCTTTTAGATACAGAAATGAACCCAAAAATATCAGATTTCGGCTTAGCAAGACTATTTGCCGTGGATCAAACTCAAGGCAAAACAAGTAGAATCGTTGGAACTTA TGGATACATGGCGCCTGAATATGCATTTCGTGGACAATTTTCAACAAAGTCCGACGTATATAGTTTTGGTGTACTAGTTCTAGAGATTATAATCGGCCAGAAGAACAGTAGTGTTCGTCGAGGGGAGAATGCAGAGGACATAGTGAGCTTT GCATGGAGAAGCTGGAGAGAAGGGACAGCATCAAACATTGTTGATCCAACAATTACTGATGGATCAAGAAATGAAATAATGAGATGTATCCACATTGGCTTGCTTTGTGTTCAGGAAAATGTAGCTGACAGACCAACCATGGCTTCAGTTATAATCATGCTTAACAGCCACTCTGTTACTCTTCCATTGCCTTCACAACCTGGTCTCTTGATTCATAATAATAGAAGTTTATCAGACATCCATTCAGAAGAGTACAACTCGGAGACAAGAGGTTCAACTGAATCAGGTAACCAATCTGTGAAAGCATCGGAGAATGAAGCTTCCATTACCGAGCCATTTCCTCGCTAG
- the LOC130950190 gene encoding uncharacterized protein LOC130950190, with amino-acid sequence MGSLAYITLARRTIVEEVYQLETDGTQFELGESGVFLAHVRTQSSIIEHIKAAQSDDPKLRKLMKDVCNGRNANFSLDQDVLRCGQRLCVPDSHDLKKAILEEAHNSKYTVHPDSNKMYQDLKQLFWWEGMKKDIGIFVSHCLTYQQVKARGGKAGRPAP; translated from the coding sequence ATGGGTAGCTTGGCCTATATCACTCTTGCAAGGAGAACAATTGTTGAAGAAGTCTATCAATTGGAGACCGATGGAACTCAATTTGAACTTGGAGAATCAGGAGTTTTTTTAGCACATGTTCGAACCCAATCTTCCATAATAGAACATATCAAGGCTGCACAGAGTGATGATCCGAAACTAAGAAAGCTTATGAAAGATGTTTGCAATGGGAGGAACGCAAACTTTTCTCTTGATCAAGATGTTTTGCGTTGTGGTCAACGCTTATGTGTGCCAGATAGCCACGACTTGAAGAAAGCTATTTTGGAGGAAGCTCACAATTCTAAGTACACAGTTCATCCAGACTCCAATAAGATGTATCAAGATTTGAAACAATTATTTTGGTGGGAAGGCATGAAGAAAGACATAGGAATTTTTGTTTCTCATTGCTTAACTTACCAACAAGTTAAAGCTAGGGGTGGCAAAGCGGGCCGGCCCGCCCCATAA